A region of the Phoenix dactylifera cultivar Barhee BC4 chromosome 10, palm_55x_up_171113_PBpolish2nd_filt_p, whole genome shotgun sequence genome:
TTACGCTTGCGGAACCCCCCGGTAGTTCACCGCCGGCACGCCGGCATCCTTCATGTCCGCTTTATTCTCATGCTCCATTTCCATGCACACCTTATCCAGGATAAGAGGACAGCCTAAAAGAATATTATGGTGGTCGATCTATAACAAGGGGGAGGGTGGAGAGTATATATAACGGGAGGGGGAGGCGTTTTTGGTCGCATGGGATGAGCTTCTGAGTAGCTACGTAGAGAAGGAATATAATAATTCGGGGATGATATTTTATGAGGATTGCATGCATTTGCACTTGAGAATCGAGATATATATCCTGAGATATATACGGGGGAATAATGCATAAATGTAGGAATAAGCGGCGCTATTTTAAGCTAAGAGGAGACAGCTGGATCACCGAAGGAAGGGAAAAGAGGAagcagagagagaaagagagagggcgtCACAATCGCACTCTGGCTTCCATTAAGGAGGGTATCACCGTGTCAGCGTGAGGTTTGAATGTCGCGTGGGTCCCAATTTGGAGGTTGGAAGTGGGTGGGGATGGCGACTGGCAGGTGCCTGTTGACCCTAGAACGGAagtatattttggataaggccGTACTTTTCCGATGGACCAAAAAAGCCGAGATCCGAGCGGCCGGGATTCTCCAACGGGTAACAAAATGCCTTGCGATGGAGGACGTCTGGGCTTTGGCAGTCGTGCTCTCTCGTGATGCACGGATTTGGATGCGTGTATAGGGAAGGAAAAAAGATGGAATAATCCGTACGTGGCAGTGTAGTGTGGTCTGTGGATCCGGGGAAGTATGGATTCTAGGGCTTGACTCGTGTGGACGTGTCCAAAATTAGGCCCATGTGGTTGGGTTCGGACTGGGTCCAGCGTGGTACGGACCCGATCCAGTTGTGCTTGTTCCATCTGGCTTAATGATTGGTAAAGCATGAGCTTCATATGGGctagaattaataagataaaaATGATAACAAGCAATTAGCTAAATAGTCATATGCTTACCTTGTTCAACATACTACTGGTTGCAATTTTCGATATGGATGAAATTAATCTACCGTATGTCATTATTATTAAGCATTCGAGCATGCCAAATTGTATTTCTTAACATAGAAAACCTTCGATCACATTTCAAATTCATGGAATGGCCAATTCTTGCTTAAGCAAATGACGAGAATAGGTACCATatcatctctctccctctctctcttcaagAGCATTTTGGCACGAGATCATGCAAATTCGTGGAATGGCCAATTCTTGCTTGAGTAAATGGTGAGAATAGGTGCTatatcatctctctctctctctctctcttcaagaACATTTTGGCACAAGATCATGACAATCCAAGTCACAAAATTTTTCTATAGTGACGCCTCCTCCGATAAATTTTCTAAATGTCACGGCGATAGGCAGACCATGTAATGAATTCTCCTAAGGCTCGAAGGCGTTCGGATGACTTTCGCAGACTTTGGATGCTTATGATCTCTCCTAATCAACACATGCATATGTTAAACAGTCAACCGCTACAGTACTTGTTATCATATAGTCCTCCTTCCTGCTAAACACTATTGTTGCAATAATGATGTAACCAAAGATGTTCTCTCCAATCATGGACTAGACACTAAAGAGGACATAAACATGTGGCTCGATCTCAAGTGTTCCCTGTTTCTATTCATTTAATTGATGGGGGCAGTAGCTGATGCTTGGTTTATTCTGATAGGACCAAATCACCAACACAAATGTGTAAGCTGACCAATTCGAACGGTGGCGCCCTGTGTTGCCATCAGAATCTGAAGCTATGTAACAAAACTTGGAACTGGTGATATTATATATCCTAGATAAAAATGCGAGGAACCATTATATGATACATTATAATATTCTTGATAGAACTATGGAGACCGTGGTGTGATGGCATCACGGTGCTGTTGGATAGGAGAAAGAAGATTCCTGGCTGCTGCGTTTAAGGGAAAAGAGACACTTCTATCACTCTCAAACTAGGGGGAGCATTAGTGCAATGAGCTTGATACAGCTGCAGGTAGGTCCCCACTCTTGCTTACGATTGTGAGGAACATAATTTATATATAGGAAGCtattttatcaatttttctgtagctttctctgattttttttttttacgtagttggagttctcttttttttcttttttgttggctgaggaaaaaaaaagaatgcttGGCTCGTGTAGGGGGGAAAAGTTTTGCGGGTAAGCCTTGGCTCGTCTGTACTCATTTAATTCCTGGGTGCTTGGAATCAGCACAAAGTTTCTCTACTTCTTTGCTAATAAGACATTAAACTACATCTATGTTTCCTTAATAAAGATTAAACTACATCTTTTGGTGACAAGTTGCCGCGTAGGGCTGAAGTAATTGGGGCATATTGTTTAagcttgatgataaaaaaaatatctcgGTGCACAAAATTTTTACCACTGTAGAGATTATTTTTGTATTTCAAATTCATGATTTTTCAACTAAAATGGAGCGATCATATCATTGCACCGAAGCCTATCTTTATTGTTTTAACTTGGTGATCTATGTCAGAAATTAGTCAGATTGGAGTGCTCATGTATCATTAATTAGCCGAAGCTCATTGATGAATCTGAAGGCTCGACCTAGAACTCCATGCTTGATAAATGATCTAATTCTCTTCAAGCCTTGCAGTAAaacttgttttttttaataaaaaaaacttattcaATTAAGATTTTGATGTGTGATTCTTTTTTCCTGATTAGCAACTATTTTGCTTTTTTTGGCATATATTCTAAAATATGTTGCAGTTTTTGATGTTTAAGGGAGGTGCGAGTGTTATTGATTGATGGGAAATGTTTACAGTGTGGAAGATATTTAGTGTGGAGGGTATTTACAAAATAGAGCCAGAAGTGGTCACATATAGCTTCACGTCCTGCTCTCCACACGTATGTGTGGTGCGCGTGCTCTGCCCATGCAACGTGGAGCTGTTCCCAAAGTATTCCATCGGCTTCATGCAAATTCGCTCACGGACTGTCCTACACCCTGgtatcatcgagatattccgtcctcttggagttttaattaaaaaaataatttttcttatCTCCTATATTTTAATTtccttaaaatatttttttttgacatgtTTCTGTTAAAGttgactttcaaaaaaaaaaaaatgttggttcAAATGTGATGCATGTATCTTAATTTGGAACTATCGCGTTTTTTTAGTCTTACGGATCGATAGAGCCTATAAATTAAACTCTTTCAAAATTAATTCAAAAGCAATCTGGTGTCTCTAGgagcgcttttttttttttttttgtatagatAGAATTTTTTCATACTTTAACTTTCtactttctatttattttatttttttgggcaTGAAGGAGTTGCTCGGATCAAGCTATTCGTTAAAGAAGGATCAAACTGAATTGAATTGATGTATTTTAAGAATGAGATCGCCGTAGACCTGCATGTTCTGGCCGCTGTGGCTTATCACCGTCAGTTCCTGCTCCCCACATATATAGTGCGCGCGCTCTGTCCATGCAACGTGAAACTGTTCTCGAAATAGTCCATGGGCGTCATGCAAATTCGCTCACATACTGTCCTACACTCCGGTTTCATCGAGATATTCCATTCCCTTAGTGTCTTCCACTATAGTACGTGAGGTTCAAGTCTATAAATGAAAGGCCGCACGTTGCATGCATTACCGGAGTTGGAGAAGTTGCTTCGAAGCGAAAGATTTGGTTGTTTCTTTCTCTCCAAATGCACCACCATCCCACAGCCAAAACGCATCTTTTGGCAATCCTTCGTTCCCTGCTTCAAGCTTTGGTCGTCCAAGTAGTGTACAGATCCGTTGCGGAGCTAAACACAGCTGGCATATTAATCTTGGCTTCAATTTGTTGCCAGATCTGTTGGATAAATGGACATGAAACGAAGATGTGATTCACCGTTTCATCCGAGCTTCCACACAAAGTGCAGTTTGCTGGGGCATTCCAGCTCCTCTTTTGAAGGTGGTCTCTTGTTAGAATCATGTTTTTGATTGGTAGCCACAAGAAGACATTTGCGTTCTCGGGCATTGACCAGTTTTCACAATCGTTTAAGTGGTGATGTTATACCTCCATGAATGAAAAAGAGGTAGCTACTTCTTACTTTGAAGGCTTTCGAGACATCCCACTTCCATTCCACTTGGTCATCATCCTCGATCGAGAGCAATTGATAAATCGTCTGGTCATCTCATCAGCCAGTTTAGCTCCTCTCCTCCCTACTGCTTAGGATCCTCCCAGAAGCTGGACGGGTGTTGAAGAAGTGCAATACTCTGGTTTCCATTTGCTGAGtactaatatttattaatttctgGACAAGATTGGTTACAAAAGAACAAAAGATGATCGCCAGAATGCTTCATTCCATCCAATAGCACAGGAGCGAACGCCTGATCGTCCGAAAGTTGCTGACCAACCAAAAGCAGTAGAGAAAGAAcccgaagaaggaaagaaatatgTTTAGAAAGCACAAGACCAAAGAAATGCAGTTGACTTAGCTAGCTTCGGATGACTTTTGTGAGAGCTTTGTAGTCTTCGCTCGCTTTTGAGTTTTGCATGGAGTTGCATTTGAATTTGAAACGGGAAAGAGTAAATTAATAGGAAAAAGCCTGGGAAAGGATGAAGTGAGAGGGGGGAGCTGTGAGAGAGATTGCCTGATGGGTGTTTGAGCTCGGATCAGGTTGGCCTGGGTTAATTTGGACCAAGCAATTCTTCTCAAACCCGCCGGTTCGACGAGATTATTCGGGGGGCAAGATGGTAAATCAACATGTCGTCTTCCACCTCTGCTAGGTTTTCTCCTCTCTGAGGGCCATTCCAGAATTTCCATTCGTCCATGCCTCCTTCGTTTCGGTCATTCAAATCACGCTGTGGAATCCCAGAGTGGACTCATATATAGTTGGACATTTTCCTGGTTGGAAATCCATGAAATCATAATTAGATTGATGATCTAATTGAGTTCCAGCCTTTTGATCTGAAATCTTTTGCTGTCCATGGCAAATGGGGATTATTTAGGAACACATCGATCGTCATTTAGATACTAAGAGTCaatgatatatttttattttattcttttgtttttttgcaaACTATGGCATATGTAACTTTGCCACCTcctgttttttttcttcctctatttattttctttgatttttaaattttataattttaaaataaaatgatatatTTTAGCAATCTTTTTTCAATGCATCAAGTTGATGGAAAAATCGACCATTCTAATTGAGCTAATATACTAAAATTAACATGGtattagaactgaaaattgtatattttaaaatagataATTCTAATTAGTTTGCTCAGAGAAGTTAACATTGGTATTAGAACTGAAGGTATTGGATTcaattatatttcttttttaattcacTTGTTTGTTATCTGGAATCTTCGTTTGTTATTTCTTGAGTCATTTTTAACTTATTTATATCTTAGTGCATGTTTTGGACTTAGCATGAGAAGGATAGATAAAGCTCCATATAAATTGCTGAGTTGAATTTCTCTTCTTATAAACTACTTAGATTTTTAGGATGTAGTGATTACTCAACTTAAGCTTTTAGAATCTAGTGATTAGCCAACAACATTTACAAACACATAGATAATCATCTTGGTTTGTTGGCATAGTTGCTGCCTCATGCGTTGATATCAGTGAAAAAATTAATCCTACGTTCAAGTAGCAAATTTTGGCCACCCACGACAAGGATAACTATTGGACCTCTAATTCTTGGTCCTTTCACCCTCTGCATATTGTCCAGTGTTGCCATCtgtttgcatgtatatcctttttaacacatacatacatacatttcAGTTTTTCTCTAAGTAAAAGTCAATATACATTTACCAGATAAAAACCACAACCCTTTATGCTTCTTTTTATAGCACTACAGCTAAgtgatatttaattatttttttgtatgaatatccttctaaatattgaattttatatgaatatcctttcaaatatttaattttatacgaatatccatataaatatttctttttgcacatcaatccattaagagtattttagtcattttattttaaaaccgttaattttttaacggatGGCATGGATACATAAGCacaaatatagataaaaaaagtagaatagtaaaaataatttcaaaattatattttattttttaattaaaataaatatgatttttattaatggtgttaaAAAACTATTATATTAAGAATATTTCTGAAAAATAGTGACTTATAAAGATacagaaaaaatataaattttaaaaagttatccgtgtaaatttaaatttttagaaagatatttatgcaaaaaaaattagttaattttattgcaGTGGTCATAAAAAGTTTAGTATAAAAATCTTTTTTCACAAAATAAAAACAGCGGTTGCTCGTTCGACGGTTACGCCTCAACCGCTCCCCAATCTATAGCCAGCCGATCGGACGGCCAAGAGGTCGGTACGATCACCGAGTAGTTGGCCCGCACGTCCGTTCGGTGATCCCACCCTTTCCCGCCGTACCTTAACTACCGAATATGTCTACGCGGCCCAATTATATTTCTCCACCATCCCCATGCCacgtggaaagaaagaatcgaGGATTTATGGCTTCAATCACCAATTGGATACTGGCACGTGGCATAAGACGTTTGTTTGGTCATTGAATTGGGCCTCGTAGTATTTTTCTTTGCTAACCCGCTGTTTCCCTCCCTTCTCAGCATGATCGTGCTCCcctctcatcctcttcctcccgccttttctctctccttgattttttttcttatttttttaatggagAAATTCTCTCTCTATCACtccgattttttttaaaaaaaaatcttcaaatctctctctctctctctctctctctctctctctctctctctctctctgtctctgtgTCGCAAATCCAATTCATTTGAGCTGTGGCTTGGCTCAGGACATCTAACGGCCAAAAATTGCTTGGCCGGGCGGGCTTGTAGGGTTATAGCTCCGACAAATCCtctctgcttcttttttttttttttccaaaatcatCCTCTTTGCTGGAACGATCAATACGTTCTTTCAATAacatttagtttttcttttttaatctttGATTATCGCTCTGTCCAATTTGATCGCCCTGTCCGTGATTTGCTCGATTCGGTTTGCGGAAAATAGGAAGAAGAGTTGGGGGAGAGAGGGATTCGCCGTAAGAAAATTGATGAGAGATGACCCGAGAAATGCCGGTCGGAGCCCGAGTTTCGGGTTTCCGGTCTAGGTCTTGAGAGCAATCTGGAATTGGGATCGGGTTCTTGAGGTTTTCGTTGATTCTTGTTCTTTATTTCAATCAAAATTTGGTTTTTGATCCATATCTTGTGGTTGGTGATCTTGATTTTTGAGACTTCGCAAATCTTTTGCATTCTATTTAAAGGATTACGAGGAGGAGTGCCTACCATCGAAATCAAGTTCTTGAAGAATCTGGAAAAGATTTGAATTTTATGATGCATTGGAGGTGAAAGATTTCATTTTGAGGAGTTTGAGAGTTTGCTCCTGTTGGATGTGTAGAATCCCTCTTTCCTCAAGAGGGATTTGGGTTGCAATTGAACAGAATCTTTGCGCTGTTTGAAGGTTTTGGTGTCGCAGAGTTCTTGGGGCAATGCAGTTCCATTGCCACACTTAATGTGTCCAATTTGTAATACCAGAGGAAAAAGGTGGTGTTTAGTTGTGCTTATGGGCTGCATTTGCTCCAAGGGTATTAGCGCAGATGAGGATGGTGAGACCCAGCAGAAAGATCTGAGCAAGTCCTTGAAGCGGTTCGCCACGCTCTCGAAGAAAGAGGAGGCTGTGGCAGCAGTTGCCGAAGTGGTTGTTGGAAATGACGGGGTTGCAGTCGGCCCTGCACTCCGAATGTCGgatgaggagaaggagaagaaagccgCGGTGAATGCCGACAGGATGCGGAAAGCTGTTCGGCACCAGAGACGGGCGACTGTGGATGTCGGGGCAAATGGCAGTTCAACGGTCGGTGGCGGCGATGAGGCGGAGCCCAATTTGGCAATTGTTGATGTGCCCAATGGGTTCTCGGGGGAGCATGAGGCAGCTGGTTGGCCTTCCTGGCTCACATCTGTGGCAGGGGAAGCAGTAAAGGGGTGGCTGCCTCGAAGAGCAAATTCATTTGAGAAGTTAGATAAGGTCTGTTGTTTACTTTTGATTGCTGTATTCTCCTTTTACTTTCATGATTTGGTGTCTGACCTATTACTTggttgttttttctttctttcttattctTCACATGCATTAGAAGAACAAAAATGTTATCCTTGTAAACTGCAACTTTGTTATTGTATTGGAAACTACAACATTGTTATTGTATACTTTGATGGTTTTGTTTTGACTCTGGTAATCTGGCAGTGGCAGAACATATATAGAAACTTCTAAAATATAGATTCATATGCACCTAATGTCCTTATTGTGAAATTGATAGAATACATGTATATCTCATGTGAATTTGTCTGGGCACCTTAAACTGAGTCATTAGAAGTCATAATGTAATCAGTAACTGGTTAGAAGTGCACTGTTTCTTAATATTGCTTCTGAAGCTTCTGTTAGCGAAGAAACTTTGCTTACttgcaataaaataaataatataggcAAAAAGAAACACTAATTTTTATTGTGTATTTTGTTATGTCATCCTTTCATAGTTGAAGTGTTACTTTATGACTATTTTAATGCTTATGGATTGAGTGCAAATTTTTTGCCACCATAGTTAGGACTTGAAGTTAGTCTTTTGTTTTGCAAATTACTATCTGCATTTCATTTAATCTTCTTTAATCATCTTTGCAGATTGGACAAGGAACTTACAGTCATGTGTACAGGGCCCGTGATCTTGAAACTGGCAAAATTGTGGCACTCAAGAAAGTGCGATTTGTTAATATGGATCCGGAAAGTGTCCGATTTATGGCGAGGGAAATTCATATTCTGCGAAGACTTGATCACCCAAATGTTATAAAGCTTGAAGGTATAGTTACGTCGAGAATGTCATGCAACTTGTATCTTGTCTTCGAATATATGGAGCACGACCTTGCTGGACTTGCAGCAACGCCTGGGATCAAGTTCACAGAACCACAGGTCTTTTCTCCAATAAaatgtttcctaatttttattaCCCCTCGGTAGATCCTTCTGACCTAGTTGCCTATGGTCTCACATTCTCATTCAGACCATCTTCATGTGGATTCCAGGTTAAGTGTTATATGCAGCAGCTACTTCGTGGGCTTGATCATTGCCATAGTCGCGGGATTTTACATCGAGATATTAAGGGTTCGAATCTTCTGATTGACAACAATGGCATTCTCAGAATAGGAGACTTTGGCCTGGCAACAATTTTCAATCCTGATCACAAACAACCGCTAACAAGTCGTGTTGTAACACTGTGGTATCGGCCTCCTGAGCTTTTGCTTGGTTCTACAGAATATGATGTTGCCATTGATTTGTGGAGTGCTGGTTGCATCCTTGCAGAATTGCTTGCTGGCAAGCCAATCATGCCAGGAAGAACTGAGGTATAACTCTCCTGGCAGATGCTTAGTTATTAGATGAGGAATGTGCAGACATGTGCATAGATGTGCACAACATAACAGAAGGTTGCAGAATTCATGAATCAAATTGCCCATTTCTTTTTACAATTGGATGTTTGGAGGTTCTCCAATGAGATTCAAAGTAGCTGTAtaaacttatctttgataacaTTGCTCAAATTGGATTATAGGATACCCGATGTACTTCACCTATCCATTCACTTCGAAAAATAGTTCGGTTGGACTGAATGAGGTTTAAAATCTGACAATTGGACCTGTGTGAATATCCTTTATTGATTGGTGTAATGCCAatcaaataattttttcttaAGTAACCATGCCTGTCGAAGACTTCCATACATATCTGTCGGACTTTTCATAATAAATTAttctttaattttaattatacaTGATGGTAATCTTTATCGGTTCTCCATAACTTTAGGCTTATATCTCTAAAATTTAATTTCACTAATAATATGGATTCTaatcctgatttttcttatgACATACATATATGGATTTGGTACATTTTTAGCTTAAGGTAGTTATTGAAGCTCAGCTGGTACTTgtctttgatattttttttttcatttggcaTTTGTTTTAGCATAAAATCATAGAACACTTaagcataaagtaattaatttTTGTGGGAGTTGATACTTTGAGTTTGGCTAAGTGGCTGTAACTCTATGGTGCTGAATTTGGTAGATTTTCATCTGAattcattttttcttgattatTTGATTTAAATGAAATCAAGTTCTTAAAGAAGGCATATTTAATTTCCAGAAAAATGGGATAGATGAGTGATCATAAGGAAGTAAttgcaaaatttgaaaattcTAGTCAAGCTTAAAAATTTCAATTGCATAGCGACTTTTGTATTTGAGTCACATCCAAGTTACAACCACTAGTTCATACAATCAGAAATTGCTTTTACACAAAGTCCCAACTCCCAGTAGTACCACTATCATAAAAATTTCTGTAGCATCTATATTGCCAGCAATGTCACCATTGCTATCCTGGCAACTATTTGTGAGATTCAATATACTGCTTATCTGAAAAACTACATATGATCACAGATCAAAAATCCCTGTTTGTTGGCGCAACGAACATAACCACTGCAACTTACACAAATGCTGCAGCCATTAGCACTGCAACTACACCATCACCACTATTTCTTCCATTCTTGCTgagattaatatatatttttgttcaTTTTCTCCTTGTGActaaacaaaagaaaggaatcgtgactttcttttatttttgttttctttttgattttctgttCTGCTCCATTAATATTCCCTTTTGTCCACTGCTCTCTGCAAACAAACACAGCCTTAATATATTGGCCCTAGTTAAGATATTCTTCTGgtatttctttatgatattcttttaaaaattttaaatatatgtagatggatAGAAGTGATAAAAAAAAGTTTCTCTTTATTGTTAAAATAGTTTTTCCCCTCTCTATGATTGTTTGTTGTACCAAATTTCATTCTCATCTAATCCTTGGTGGCCGAACCACTGTTAGGTGGAGCAATTGCACAAGATTTTCAAGCTGTGTGGATCACCATCTGATGAGTACTGGAAGAAATCGAAGCTGCCTCATGCAACTATTTTCAAACCTCAGAACCGATACCGGCGCTGTTTTGCTGAGACATTTAAGGATTTCCCTCCTTCAGCATTAGCTCTTTTGGATTCCCTACTTGCAATAGAACCAGAAAAACGGGGAAGAGCAGCTTCTGCCCTTGACAGTGAAGTAAGTTCTGACTTTTTGTAACTTGCAATTTAAATCAGGATTGTTTTTTTGAGCTGTAGTTTGGAATGCTTCTAGGTACTAATTTCTGGCTCTTCCtgtatattttttcagaaatttGTATTGTGAATGAATATAGTGTTAATAATTCCTCATTAGATATCATTCTTTAAGATTGATTTGCGTGTAATCTATCTttatttctaatattttaaCTTTCTTAATTCGGGAGTGATCTTTGTACCATCTTACTACAGGAATCTTTTGGGTAGTATCTTATTCTTAACTTGGGAAGTGTCTCACAATTCGCTATGGTAGGCAGTAAAGTTTATGTCCGCGACTGCATGCCTTTCTCTTTCAAAAAAACATAATTATCAATGATTTTCTTGAAGAATGataatgtattttttttatgatcacaaacatttttttcttttcttctgcaaattGTTGAAGGATTAgcaattattttcatgttttgttCTTAATGTATCAAGTTGTTGCCTTGTTCATACTTTTATGATCACTAACATCTAGTTTCACCTTTCAGTTTTTCAGATCAATGCCACTTGCATGTGATCCTTCAAGCTTGCCCAGATATCCACCAAGCAAGGAGTACAATGCTAAACTTCGGGAAGAGGAAGCTAGGAGGTACCGTATCTATGACAAAAATTATTTACAGAAAGCTCCTTGTTTGGAAGAAATTTATCAAACATCTCTTAGTTAAGAGTTAGAGATAATAAAATTGCTATATTTATGGCAGTTCAGTTGAGATTGAAACCATTCAACCTCTTATGCTACATCCCTTTACAGGCAAAGAGCGGCAGCCAAAAGTGACCGGGGATCAGAATCTGTAAGGCCAGGAAGAGGAGAATCCAGAGCAATGCAAGTGCCATTAGAACAGCAGGTATCATTGCACGTTTTTAGTTATGTAGCTCTTCATTATTGTAACAAAATACTGTAAATAGAATAATTGAATTTTTACTTAAGAGATAAGACCCCTTGAGAAATAATGTCTGTCGATAATCATACTTAGCTTCTAGATCGGCTGCAGATTTATGTTCATAAGAAGAATCCATAAAAGAATTTGCATCGCTCTGTCTCTGTGTGCGCGcatgtgcatgtgcatgcaGTATCTGTCTGTCTCTCATGCACATTACAGCAACCCAAATTTTCTCTTCTTGTTATCAGTTAGCAGGTTCAACCATAGTGAGGAAGTTGGTATTCAGGCTTGATTTGTTCATAATTTGTTTGTTTTCTCACTGGCACAGAAGCGACAATCACAGGCAAATCCCAAAAGCACCAGTGATAAGTACAGTCCACTGGAAGATGGTGCAGAAGGATTCCCAATTGACCCACCCTCAGGAGCAGAGAATGGCTTCCCTCAATCTGGTCACCCTGGTCCATATGGAAACTTATGGGCTAAGAATGTCAATAAAGATGTCCGTTCCCATAGTTCTATGAGGGTGCCAAACGGTCCTCAGCTAAGGACACAGGGATCATATAGGCCTCAGTCTGGTGCCGACTTCTCCAATTTACCAGCTCCAGCAGCAGCAAAAGGCAGCTCAAACTCGAGATACAATCGGCTTGATGTGACTGAGCCCTCTGAGAAGCAGATGCTTGATAGGCCTTCCTCCACTTATAGGAAAGACTATGGAGTTGGAGGGAAGGACTCAACAGCAATGGTAAGTTCTGATAGCATACTATTTTTACATTGACTAATAAAGAGCAATTGCTTCACTTGGCAAGCGCTGAAGCTGTAGACCTGAGGACTAAACTTTCACATGCTTAGATGATGGAATGCCAACCTTAGAAACTTGTGATCTCAGCCAATGTGCTGTTCAAAAAGTTAGCCTGAATTAGATTCATGTCACCAAGTACCTGTGATTC
Encoded here:
- the LOC103711089 gene encoding probable serine/threonine-protein kinase At1g54610, which translates into the protein MCPICNTRGKRWCLVVLMGCICSKGISADEDGETQQKDLSKSLKRFATLSKKEEAVAAVAEVVVGNDGVAVGPALRMSDEEKEKKAAVNADRMRKAVRHQRRATVDVGANGSSTVGGGDEAEPNLAIVDVPNGFSGEHEAAGWPSWLTSVAGEAVKGWLPRRANSFEKLDKIGQGTYSHVYRARDLETGKIVALKKVRFVNMDPESVRFMAREIHILRRLDHPNVIKLEGIVTSRMSCNLYLVFEYMEHDLAGLAATPGIKFTEPQVKCYMQQLLRGLDHCHSRGILHRDIKGSNLLIDNNGILRIGDFGLATIFNPDHKQPLTSRVVTLWYRPPELLLGSTEYDVAIDLWSAGCILAELLAGKPIMPGRTEVEQLHKIFKLCGSPSDEYWKKSKLPHATIFKPQNRYRRCFAETFKDFPPSALALLDSLLAIEPEKRGRAASALDSEFFRSMPLACDPSSLPRYPPSKEYNAKLREEEARRQRAAAKSDRGSESVRPGRGESRAMQVPLEQQKRQSQANPKSTSDKYSPLEDGAEGFPIDPPSGAENGFPQSGHPGPYGNLWAKNVNKDVRSHSSMRVPNGPQLRTQGSYRPQSGADFSNLPAPAAAKGSSNSRYNRLDVTEPSEKQMLDRPSSTYRKDYGVGGKDSTAMGYGAKNKRIHYSGPLVPPGGNIEDMLKEHERQIQQAVRKARLDKVKTKNL